A section of the Ensifer adhaerens genome encodes:
- a CDS encoding DUF1236 domain-containing protein has product MVHKIFIGVATTATMLAGVALAQSSTVNGAAGGAVTGAIVGGPVGAAVGGVAGAIIGTAIDPPPEQVVTYVRQAPAPAPIVIKEKIVVGQALPSTVVVTPVPENPKYAYAIVNDERVIVEPSSRKVIQVIN; this is encoded by the coding sequence ATGGTTCACAAGATCTTCATCGGTGTCGCTACCACTGCAACCATGCTCGCGGGCGTCGCCCTTGCTCAGTCGTCAACGGTCAACGGTGCGGCGGGTGGTGCCGTTACGGGCGCAATAGTCGGCGGTCCCGTCGGCGCGGCGGTTGGCGGTGTCGCTGGCGCCATCATCGGTACGGCCATTGACCCGCCGCCTGAACAAGTCGTGACCTACGTTCGCCAGGCACCCGCTCCCGCGCCGATCGTAATCAAGGAGAAGATCGTGGTCGGCCAGGCTTTGCCGAGCACGGTCGTGGTTACTCCGGTACCTGAGAATCCGAAGTACGCCTACGCAATTGTCAATGATGAACGCGTAATCGTCGAGCCGTCGTCTCGCAAGGTTATACAGGTCATCAACTGA